From the genome of Halictus rubicundus isolate RS-2024b chromosome 2, iyHalRubi1_principal, whole genome shotgun sequence, one region includes:
- the LOC143365375 gene encoding uncharacterized protein LOC143365375, whose amino-acid sequence MAARKLCDAYGKNRVQFIECHMQSPCHLEAILTRMRRKYKNINIIFNDLDKDWPLTSNNVGIQENNTAKLIRIEMKILGMDKGGSGGAIVNCASIFGFMGWPEDPYPVYCKNEPMIEVVKDFVKDTKIDETGVRLVSLCPSIKHFSDIGLPDFPDSVPNNRICEIPPCVPTTKRQIGPALSYVLAWAENGSVWFVEPAISVHESPRMIHFPIKEGEKIDPNIYQTPPCSVNAAPPCVEFSKIDRSKPCPKIKTKVCRTEAPQKK is encoded by the exons ATGGCGGCGCGGAAGCTCTGCGATGCTTATGGGAAAAATCGAGTGCAGTTTATTGAGTGTCACATGCAAAGTCCTTGCCACCTCGAAG CTATTCTAACTCGGATGCGACGCAAATACAAaaacataaatattattttcaacgatCTCGATAAAGATTGGCCTCTGACATCTAACAACGTGGGAATACAGGAG AATAACACAGCCAAACTGATTCGAATAGAGATGAAAATTTTGGGGATGGATAAAGGCGGTTCTGGTGGAGCGATAGTAAACTGTGCCAGCATTTTTGGGTTCATGGGCTGGCCCGAGGATCCGTATCCAGTTTATTGCAAAAATGAACCCATGATTGAAGTGGTCAAGGACTTCGTG AAGGATACGAAGATAGATGAAACCGGAGTGCGTTTAGTGTCTCTGTGTCCATCGATTAAACATTTTAGCGACATAGGGTTGCCCGACTTCCCGGACTCCGTGCCTAACAATCGAATTTGCGAAATACCACCTTGTGTGCCAACCAC GAAACGTCAAATAGGCCCAGCTTTGAGCTACGTGCTGGCATGGGCAGAGAATGGCAGCGTCTGGTTCGTAGAACCAGCGATCAGCGTCCATGAAAGTCCTCGAATGATTCACTTCCCCATCAAGGAAGGAGAGAAAATCGATCCCAATATTTACCAGACACCg CCTTGCAGCGTGAACGCAGCGCCACCGTGCGTCGAATTCTCcaaaatcgatcgatcgaaaccTTGCCCCAAAATAAAAACCAAAGTCTGCAGAACGGAAGCTCCGCAGAAGAAATAA
- the LOC143365374 gene encoding 15-hydroxyprostaglandin dehydrogenase [NAD(+)]-like isoform X2 produces the protein MDNIKNKTVLITGGARGLGLTYAQYILQNGAKIVSILDLPTSAGTTTIANLEKEFGKGKALFFPCDVTNVKLFEETFEKAAKTMGGIDIVINNAGLLNDKNWKLTVDVNIGGVIQGSFLALEHMRKDKGGKGGTLVNISSIAGFNIYRMWPVYCSSKHQVLSFSRCLQDWYELTGVRVLVMCPGLTTTKLFDNMESTTYHFTDPKDVQEHLSTFIPQGPEHVAKAMVLLIQKGKNGSILVSEDGNPPYAIEIPPMKKVELDL, from the exons ATGGACAACATTAAGAACAAGACTGTTTTGATCACCGGAGGAGCCAGAGGTCTTGGCCTTACCTACGCACAGTACATTTTGCAAAATGGAGCTAAG ATTGTTTCCATCCTCGATCTGCCCACATCTGCCGGTACCACGACCATAGCTAATTTGgaaaaagaatttggaaaaggAAAGGCACTGTTCTTCCCGTGTGACGTGACAAATGTCAAACTATTTGAAG AGACTTTCGAGAAGGCTGCAAAGACCATGGGCGGTATCGACATTGTCATCAACAACGCCGGTTTACTAAATGACAAGAACTGGAAGTTGACCGTTGACGTGAACATT GGTGGAGTGATCCAAGGATCTTTCCTTGCCTTGGAACACATGCGCAAAGACAAAGGTGGCAAGGGTGGTACTCTCGTAAACATTTCATCTATCGCAGGCTTCAACATCTACCGCATGTGGCCAGTTTACTGTTCCAGCAAGCACCAAGTGCTTTCATTCAGTCGTTGCCTTCag GATTGGTACGAGCTAACGGGTGTTCGTGTTCTCGTAATGTGCCCTGGTCTCACGACTACTAAATTGTTCGATAACATGGAGTCGACTACGTACCACTTTACCGACCCAAAGGATGTCCAGGAGCATTTGAGTACCTTTATCCCCCAGGG TCCTGAACACGTGGCGAAAGCAATGGTTTTACTCATCCAAAAGGGCAAGAACGGATCTATATTGGTCAGCGAAGACGGAAACCCACCGTACGCCATTGAAATCCCTCCAATGAAGAAGGTTGAACTTGATTTGTGA
- the LOC143365374 gene encoding 15-hydroxyprostaglandin dehydrogenase [NAD(+)]-like isoform X1 — MAMDNIKNKTVLITGGARGLGLTYAQYILQNGAKIVSILDLPTSAGTTTIANLEKEFGKGKALFFPCDVTNVKLFEETFEKAAKTMGGIDIVINNAGLLNDKNWKLTVDVNIGGVIQGSFLALEHMRKDKGGKGGTLVNISSIAGFNIYRMWPVYCSSKHQVLSFSRCLQDWYELTGVRVLVMCPGLTTTKLFDNMESTTYHFTDPKDVQEHLSTFIPQGPEHVAKAMVLLIQKGKNGSILVSEDGNPPYAIEIPPMKKVELDL, encoded by the exons ATG GCCATGGACAACATTAAGAACAAGACTGTTTTGATCACCGGAGGAGCCAGAGGTCTTGGCCTTACCTACGCACAGTACATTTTGCAAAATGGAGCTAAG ATTGTTTCCATCCTCGATCTGCCCACATCTGCCGGTACCACGACCATAGCTAATTTGgaaaaagaatttggaaaaggAAAGGCACTGTTCTTCCCGTGTGACGTGACAAATGTCAAACTATTTGAAG AGACTTTCGAGAAGGCTGCAAAGACCATGGGCGGTATCGACATTGTCATCAACAACGCCGGTTTACTAAATGACAAGAACTGGAAGTTGACCGTTGACGTGAACATT GGTGGAGTGATCCAAGGATCTTTCCTTGCCTTGGAACACATGCGCAAAGACAAAGGTGGCAAGGGTGGTACTCTCGTAAACATTTCATCTATCGCAGGCTTCAACATCTACCGCATGTGGCCAGTTTACTGTTCCAGCAAGCACCAAGTGCTTTCATTCAGTCGTTGCCTTCag GATTGGTACGAGCTAACGGGTGTTCGTGTTCTCGTAATGTGCCCTGGTCTCACGACTACTAAATTGTTCGATAACATGGAGTCGACTACGTACCACTTTACCGACCCAAAGGATGTCCAGGAGCATTTGAGTACCTTTATCCCCCAGGG TCCTGAACACGTGGCGAAAGCAATGGTTTTACTCATCCAAAAGGGCAAGAACGGATCTATATTGGTCAGCGAAGACGGAAACCCACCGTACGCCATTGAAATCCCTCCAATGAAGAAGGTTGAACTTGATTTGTGA
- the LOC143365378 gene encoding 15-hydroxyprostaglandin dehydrogenase [NAD(+)]-like, with product MYNIKDKTLLITGGAAGLGLTYAQYMLKNEAKIVSILDLPTSAGTTIVANLGKEFGKGKALFFPCDVTNVKQFEETFEKAAKTMGGVDIVINNAGLLNDKNWKLTVDVNIGGVIQGSFLALEHMRIDKGGKGGTLVNVASTVALRIQSLWPVYGSSKHQVLAFSRCLQEWYEQTGVRVLVMCPGLTKTKLIDNVVSTKLDFTVTETFTEYFESLPRQEPETVAETMVSLIQKGKNGSVWVSDVGEAPYAVEFPPIKKIELDL from the exons ATGTACAACATTAAGGACAAGACCCTTTTGATCACCGGAGGAGCCGCAGGTCTTGGCCTTACCTACGCACAGTACATGTTGAAAAATGAAGCCAAG aTTGTTTCCATCCTCGATCTGCCCACATCTGCCGGTACCACAATCGTAGCTAATTTGggaaaagaatttggaaaaggAAAGGCACTGTTCTTCCCGTGTGACGTGACAAATGTTAAACAATTTGAAG AAACTTTCGAGAAGGCTGCAAAGACCATGGGCGGTGTCGACATTGTTATCAACAACGCCGGTTTACTAAATGACAAGAACTGGAAGTTGACCGTTGACGTGAACATT GGTGGAGTGATCCAAGGATCTTTCCTTGCCTTGGAACACATGCGCATAGACAAAGGTGGCAAGGGTGGTACTCTCGTAAACGTTGCGTCTACCGTAGCCCTTCGCATCCAAAGCCTGTGGCCAGTTTACGGTTCCAGCAAGCACCAAGTGCTTGCATTCAGTCGTTGTCTTCag GAATGGTACGAGCAAACCGGCGTTCGTGTTCTCGTAATGTGCCCTGGTCTCACGAAAACCAAACTGATCGATAATGTTGTGTCGACTAAGTTAGACTTTACTGTCACAGAGACGTTCACGGAGTATTTTGAATCCTTGCCTCGCCAGGA ACCCGAAACTGTGGCGGAAACAATGGTTTCACTCATTCAAAAGGGCAAGAATGGATCTGTGTGGGTCAGCGATGTAGGAGAAGCACCATACGCTGTCGAATTCCCTCCAATCAAAAAGATAGAACTCGATTTGTAA